The proteins below come from a single Bombyx mori chromosome 19, ASM3026992v2 genomic window:
- the CPR135 gene encoding cuticular protein RR-2 motif 135 precursor, whose protein sequence is MSFVVAVSCLLAVTALAKADDSWGGLVYAPRHASVDYYAYPRYAFEYSVNDPHTGDKKAQWENRDGDVVKGAYSLVEPDGSVRIVEYYADAKSGFNAVVKRIGPNLHPPTVHAAPISPIVGPVAKLGGLAAAPLITGPLYGGAVSTASLYKDHAPAVIPAPILPVSYKAPLPYAPAPIWPSAAYPTPIIKSGPILSAPIYPAALPGLKTPFNLGDYGSLGLWNDGLLKAPLGPNNYLDHLGHGLLTKGAYPSLGPNYSLLGLKH, encoded by the exons ATGAGCTTCGTTGTCGCG GTGTCTTGTCTTCTGGCTGTAACGGCGTTGGCTAAGGCCGACGATTCGTGGGGGGGTCTTGTGTATGCCCCGCGTCACGCATCCGTTGACTATTAC GCGTATCCCCGATATGCCTTCGAATACTCAGTGAACGATCCCCACACTGGAGACAAGAAAGCGCAATGGGAGAATAGGGACGGAGACGTTGTTAAAG GAGCATATTCTTTGGTAGAACCCGATGGAAGCGTACGAATAGTAGAGTATTATGCTGATGCTAAGTCTGGTTTTAATGCTGTCGTAAAACGCATCGGACCAAATCTGCATCCACCTACAGTCCACGCAGCACCGATCTCTCCTATAGTAGGACCAGTGGCTAAACTCGGAGGTCTGGCTGCCGCTCCCCTCATCACCGGTCCATTGTACGGAGGAGCAGTCTCAACTGCGTCATTATACAAGGATCACGCACCAGCTGTAATACCGGCACCAATTCTACCAGTTTCTTACAAAGCACCGTTGCCGTATGCTCCAGCTCCAATTTGGCCCTCTGCTGCTTATCCAACGCCAATAATCAAATCTGGTCCCATATTATCGGCACCGATTTATCCTGCAGCTCTACCAGGTCTGAAAACCCCGTTCAACTTAGGTGACTACGGCTCGCTGGGCTTATGGAATGATGGACTGCTCAAAGCTCCATTGGGACCGAACAACTATTTGGACCACCTTGGACACGGACTCTTAACAAAGGGAGCTTATCCTTCATTGGGACCAAACTACAGCCTGCTCGGTTTGAAGCACTAA